A DNA window from Candidatus Rokuibacteriota bacterium contains the following coding sequences:
- a CDS encoding type III polyketide synthase, translating into MTTPRIVAFATAVPEHYFPQSRLAELASEVAGYHDPRRLGFFAHSEIEGRYLYLDPARVRADESVDELSRRFEQGALALGRGALLSCLDRAGWSPEDVDFLATTTCTGRLCPSLDAHLVRDLGLRPDVQRVHVGDTGCASAMVALQQAYNHLRAFPRHRALVLAVEICSAAYYLDDRLESAVAHAIFADGAGALALGTEGDGISVLGHRTLFRSEHLPAMGFTYPGGRPRVILSKDVRRIGAGMLGEMAEALLASQGLKREDVKAWVLHSAGRRVIERAQKLLGLGDADVAPSRAVLRRYGNMSSATVVFVLEELCRNYPPDPGDWGLMIALGPGFAAEGALLRW; encoded by the coding sequence ATGACGACGCCGAGGATCGTGGCGTTCGCCACAGCGGTGCCCGAGCACTACTTTCCCCAGTCGCGTCTCGCGGAGCTCGCCAGCGAGGTGGCTGGCTACCACGATCCCCGCCGGCTCGGCTTCTTCGCCCACAGCGAGATCGAGGGGCGCTACCTCTACCTCGACCCCGCCCGCGTGCGCGCCGACGAGAGCGTGGACGAGCTGAGCCGTCGCTTCGAGCAGGGGGCCCTGGCCCTGGGACGGGGGGCCCTCCTCAGCTGCCTCGACCGTGCCGGCTGGTCGCCGGAGGATGTGGACTTCCTCGCGACGACCACCTGCACGGGCCGGCTCTGCCCGAGCCTCGACGCGCACCTGGTCCGCGATCTGGGCTTGCGCCCGGACGTCCAGCGGGTCCACGTGGGGGACACCGGCTGCGCCAGCGCCATGGTGGCGCTCCAGCAGGCGTACAACCACCTCCGGGCCTTCCCGCGTCATCGCGCGCTGGTTCTCGCCGTCGAGATCTGCTCGGCCGCCTACTACCTCGACGATCGTCTGGAGAGCGCGGTCGCGCATGCGATCTTCGCCGATGGCGCCGGCGCGCTGGCGCTCGGCACCGAGGGGGACGGGATCAGCGTGCTCGGCCACCGGACGCTCTTTCGCTCCGAGCACCTCCCGGCCATGGGGTTCACGTATCCGGGCGGCCGGCCCCGCGTAATCCTGTCCAAGGACGTGCGCCGGATCGGCGCGGGGATGCTGGGCGAGATGGCGGAAGCGCTCCTCGCCTCGCAGGGGCTCAAGCGGGAGGACGTGAAGGCCTGGGTCCTTCATTCGGCGGGACGCCGTGTGATCGAGCGGGCTCAGAAGCTGCTCGGCCTCGGCGATGCCGATGTCGCGCCGTCGCGCGCCGTCCTCAGACGGTACGGAAACATGTCCTCGGCGACGGTGGTCTTCGTCCTGGAAGAACTTTGCCGGAACTACCCGCCGGACCCGGGGGACTGGGGCCTCATGATCGCCCTGGGTCCGGGCTTCGCCGCCGAGGGCGCGCTGCTGCGCTGGTAG
- a CDS encoding methyltransferase domain-containing protein: MASLPRAADARELLDAPGPFPGLEENLRDLARLNRLFGGAWLIRAHVARLLEGTPADWPVTILDVGTGGADLPMAVVRWARRSGRPMRVLALDKSHEVLSVARRLAAGYPEIVFLQADGLSLPLKREAVDVVLLSLTLHHVEPAEASALLAELNRTARRGFVVNDLIRNRLAYGLVWLATRIFATSRIARHDGPLSVLRAYTPTEILDLAQRAGLPGIRIVCYPWLARLAVVGRKR, encoded by the coding sequence ATGGCCTCGCTCCCGCGCGCCGCCGACGCCCGCGAGCTCCTCGACGCCCCAGGCCCGTTCCCCGGTCTGGAGGAAAACCTTCGCGACCTGGCGCGGCTGAACCGCCTCTTCGGTGGGGCCTGGCTGATCCGCGCCCACGTGGCGCGGCTCCTCGAAGGGACCCCGGCAGACTGGCCGGTCACGATCCTCGACGTCGGAACCGGCGGCGCGGATCTCCCGATGGCCGTCGTCCGCTGGGCCCGCCGGTCGGGCCGCCCGATGCGCGTACTCGCCCTCGACAAGAGTCATGAGGTCCTGTCCGTCGCTCGCCGCCTGGCCGCGGGCTACCCCGAGATCGTCTTCCTCCAGGCCGATGGGCTCTCGCTCCCGCTCAAGCGCGAAGCGGTGGACGTGGTCCTCCTCTCGCTCACCCTCCATCACGTGGAGCCGGCCGAGGCCTCCGCGCTCCTCGCCGAGCTGAACCGGACCGCGCGCCGCGGCTTCGTCGTCAACGACCTGATCCGGAACCGCCTGGCCTACGGGCTCGTCTGGCTGGCGACCCGGATCTTCGCCACGAGCCGCATCGCCCGCCATGACGGCCCGCTCTCGGTCCTCCGGGCGTACACCCCCACGGAGATCCTGGACCTCGCGCAGCGGGCCGGGCTTCCGGGGATCCGCATCGTCTGCTACCCGTGGCTCGCGCGGCTCGCGGTCGTCGGCAGGAAGCGATGA
- a CDS encoding gamma carbonic anhydrase family protein has product MPLFSFEGKKPKIHPTAFIAPTANIIGDVTIEENASVWYNAVLRGDFAPIVVRKGANVQDCAVVHATPVNPVEIGPGATVGHLVTIHGAQLGENCLVGNSAIVLDGVKVGARAMVAAGALVTPGTEIPDEMLAIGVPAKVKGPRAGTPAERWVRLNPTTYQALAHRHRVGVVPLGES; this is encoded by the coding sequence ATGCCGCTCTTCAGCTTCGAGGGGAAAAAGCCGAAGATTCATCCCACCGCCTTCATCGCGCCCACGGCCAACATCATCGGGGACGTCACCATCGAGGAGAACGCCTCGGTCTGGTACAACGCGGTGCTCCGCGGCGACTTCGCTCCCATCGTGGTGCGGAAGGGCGCCAACGTCCAGGACTGCGCCGTCGTCCATGCCACGCCGGTCAACCCGGTCGAGATCGGCCCGGGGGCAACGGTCGGCCATCTCGTGACGATCCACGGGGCGCAGCTCGGCGAGAACTGCCTGGTCGGGAACTCCGCGATCGTGTTGGACGGCGTGAAGGTCGGGGCGCGCGCCATGGTCGCCGCCGGGGCGTTGGTGACGCCGGGAACCGAGATCCCTGACGAGATGCTCGCGATCGGCGTCCCCGCGAAGGTCAAGGGACCGCGGGCGGGGACGCCCGCCGAGCGCTGGGTGCGTCTCAACCCCACGACCTACCAGGCGCTGGCCCACCGCCACCGCGTGGGGGTTGTCCCTCTCGGCGAATCCTAG